One window of the Pseudomonas lurida genome contains the following:
- a CDS encoding DUF3108 domain-containing protein, which produces MRRALLFAFALFALPAVQAADLHPFSVSYTADWKQLPMSGSAERSLAKNGDGTWTLNFKASMMIASLTETSVIQFDKDALQPKSYTFERGGLGKAKKINLDFDQATKKVTGFENKDPVNVALQSGMLDKSTYQLALQRDVAAGKKSMSYNVVEGTDVDTYDFRVIGPEKVQTKVGSIDAIKVERVRDPTQSKRITQMWFAKDQGGILVALRQVETDGKEYNIMLQDGTVDGKAVKGS; this is translated from the coding sequence ATGCGTCGCGCCCTGCTCTTCGCTTTTGCGCTGTTCGCCTTGCCTGCCGTGCAGGCAGCAGACCTTCACCCTTTCTCCGTAAGCTACACCGCCGACTGGAAACAGTTGCCCATGAGCGGTTCGGCTGAGCGCAGCCTGGCCAAGAACGGCGACGGCACCTGGACCTTGAACTTCAAGGCTTCCATGATGATCGCCAGCCTGACCGAAACCAGCGTGATCCAGTTTGACAAAGACGCCCTGCAACCGAAGAGCTACACCTTCGAACGCGGCGGCCTGGGCAAGGCGAAGAAGATCAACCTGGACTTCGACCAAGCCACCAAGAAAGTCACCGGCTTCGAAAACAAAGATCCGGTCAACGTGGCCCTGCAAAGCGGCATGCTCGACAAGTCGACCTACCAGTTGGCCCTGCAGCGCGATGTGGCTGCCGGCAAGAAAAGCATGAGCTACAACGTGGTTGAAGGCACCGACGTCGACACCTACGACTTCCGCGTGATCGGCCCGGAAAAGGTCCAGACCAAGGTCGGCTCCATCGATGCGATCAAGGTTGAGCGCGTGCGTGACCCGACACAAAGCAAGCGCATCACCCAGATGTGGTTTGCCAAGGACCAGGGCGGCATCCTGGTTGCCCTGCGCCAGGTCGAAACCGACGGCAAGGAATACAACATCATGCTGCAGGACGGTACTGTTGACGGCAAGGCTGTCAAAGGTAGCTGA
- a CDS encoding DUF2058 domain-containing protein: MSLSLRDQLLKAGLVNQKQAKQVGKEKQKQQRLVHKGQIEADDTQARLAAEAQAEKVKRDQELNRQQQEKAEAKARAAQVKQLIETSRLPKLTTEDYYNFVDDKKVKRLSVNTLMRNKLSNGSLAIVHHGGGYEVIPREAALKIQERAPERIVQLNILTESQVPDEDDPYAAYQIPDDLMW, encoded by the coding sequence ATGAGCCTTTCCCTTCGCGACCAGTTGCTCAAAGCAGGTCTGGTCAACCAAAAGCAGGCCAAGCAGGTCGGCAAAGAGAAACAGAAGCAGCAGCGCCTGGTCCACAAAGGCCAGATCGAGGCCGATGACACCCAGGCCCGCCTGGCTGCCGAGGCGCAGGCCGAGAAGGTCAAGCGCGACCAGGAACTGAACCGTCAGCAGCAGGAAAAAGCCGAGGCCAAGGCCCGCGCTGCCCAGGTCAAGCAACTGATCGAAACCTCGCGCCTGCCCAAGCTGACCACCGAGGACTACTACAACTTCGTGGATGACAAGAAGGTCAAGCGCCTGTCGGTCAACACGTTGATGCGCAACAAGCTGAGCAACGGCTCCCTGGCGATCGTGCACCATGGGGGCGGCTATGAGGTGATCCCGCGCGAAGCGGCACTGAAGATCCAGGAGCGCGCACCGGAGCGTATCGTGCAGCTTAATATCCTCACTGAAAGCCAAGTGCCGGATGAGGATGATCCATACGCCGCCTACCAGATCCCCGATGATCTGATGTGGTAA
- a CDS encoding AI-2E family transporter encodes MADTRRWVWLGGIVLLCVFVFLLHSILTPFLVALLLAYLFDPVVDRLEKAGLSRTWGVVAVFALFTLIITALVLVLVPMLAKQLFRLYELAPQMLDWLQHTAMPWAQAKLGLADGFWKFDKVKAAISEHMGQTTDIVGVVLSQATASSLALIGWLTNLVLIPVVAFYLLRDWDLMMAKIRSLLPRDREERIVSLAEECHEVLGAFVRGQLLVMLALGIIYAAGLMAIGLELGLLIGLIAGLAAIVPYMGFVIGIGAALVAGLFQFGGDLYPMLGIVAVFMVGQALEGMVLTPLLVGDRIGLHPVAVIFAILAGGELFGFTGILLALPVAAVIMVLVRHVHDLYKDSDVYTGVEDPDL; translated from the coding sequence ATGGCGGATACGCGTCGTTGGGTGTGGCTTGGCGGGATTGTCCTGCTGTGCGTTTTTGTATTCTTGCTGCATTCGATCCTGACGCCGTTCCTGGTCGCGCTGCTGCTGGCCTACCTGTTCGATCCGGTGGTGGATCGCCTGGAGAAAGCCGGGCTGTCGCGTACCTGGGGGGTGGTGGCGGTGTTCGCACTGTTTACCCTGATCATCACGGCGTTGGTGCTGGTGCTGGTGCCGATGCTGGCCAAGCAGCTGTTCCGGCTCTATGAGCTGGCGCCGCAGATGCTCGACTGGTTGCAGCACACGGCGATGCCATGGGCCCAGGCCAAGCTGGGGTTGGCGGATGGTTTCTGGAAGTTCGACAAGGTCAAGGCAGCGATCAGCGAGCACATGGGGCAGACCACCGATATCGTCGGCGTTGTGCTAAGCCAGGCCACTGCGTCCAGCCTGGCGCTGATCGGTTGGCTGACCAATCTGGTGCTGATCCCGGTAGTCGCGTTCTACCTGCTGCGCGACTGGGACCTCATGATGGCCAAGATCCGCAGCCTGCTGCCGCGTGACCGTGAGGAGCGCATTGTCTCGCTGGCCGAAGAATGCCATGAAGTGCTCGGTGCCTTCGTGCGTGGCCAATTGCTGGTGATGTTGGCCCTGGGGATCATCTATGCGGCTGGCCTGATGGCTATCGGCCTGGAACTGGGCCTGTTGATCGGCCTGATCGCCGGCCTCGCTGCGATCGTGCCGTACATGGGCTTTGTGATTGGTATCGGCGCGGCGTTGGTGGCGGGGCTGTTCCAGTTTGGCGGCGACCTGTATCCGATGCTCGGCATCGTTGCGGTCTTCATGGTCGGCCAGGCCCTGGAAGGCATGGTGCTGACGCCGCTGCTGGTCGGCGATCGGATTGGCCTGCACCCGGTGGCGGTGATCTTTGCGATCCTGGCGGGCGGTGAGCTGTTCGGCTTTACCGGTATCCTGCTGGCGCTGCCGGTGGCGGCGGTGATCATGGTGCTGGTGCGCCATGTGCACGACCTGTACAAGGATTCGGATGTGTATACGGGGGTTGAAGACCCCGACTTGTAA
- a CDS encoding DUF2066 domain-containing protein, with protein sequence MRLCKFFFVGCLSLVSLASHAETLNGLYQVLEPVSSQSPQERDQATQRAVQTLVIRLTGDAKAADGPGLAAVRKDPQQIISQYGYDAGPPESLQVDFDPVSTDRALRDAGLSIWGSNRPSILGWWLNDSTEGSSLVGDGQTVAQALRRAAQHRGLPLRLPLGDLDEQVVATAPNLESADATPLRAASERYGADALLAVHARQEGSQWQAKWRLWLGDKSEQGAAQGADTGAVADAVMLAVSQKLAPRFAVKPGVSTEQLLEVQGMTLERYAALGHLLEPFGAQPQLVDGSRIVYRVNGSADQVRTQLSLAKLQEIPAGEAPVQQPVTEGAQPAAAPEPQAQLRFRW encoded by the coding sequence ATGCGTCTGTGTAAATTCTTCTTTGTAGGCTGCTTGTCGTTGGTCAGCCTGGCGAGTCATGCCGAAACACTCAATGGCCTTTATCAAGTACTCGAACCCGTCAGCAGCCAATCGCCGCAAGAGCGAGACCAGGCCACACAGCGTGCCGTGCAGACCCTGGTGATCCGCCTGACCGGCGACGCCAAGGCTGCCGATGGCCCAGGCCTGGCGGCCGTTCGCAAAGACCCGCAACAAATCATCAGCCAATATGGCTACGACGCCGGTCCGCCGGAAAGCCTGCAAGTGGATTTCGACCCAGTAAGCACTGATCGCGCCCTGCGTGATGCCGGCCTGTCGATCTGGGGCAGCAACCGGCCATCGATTCTCGGCTGGTGGCTGAACGACTCTACCGAAGGCAGCAGCCTGGTGGGCGATGGCCAGACCGTGGCCCAGGCGCTGCGCCGTGCGGCGCAGCACCGTGGCTTGCCGTTGCGTCTACCGTTGGGCGATCTGGATGAGCAGGTGGTCGCCACCGCGCCTAACCTGGAAAGTGCCGACGCCACGCCGCTGCGCGCGGCTTCCGAGCGTTACGGCGCCGACGCGTTGCTGGCCGTGCATGCGCGGCAGGAAGGCAGTCAATGGCAAGCCAAGTGGCGTCTGTGGTTGGGCGACAAGAGCGAGCAGGGCGCGGCCCAGGGAGCCGACACCGGCGCCGTGGCCGATGCGGTGATGCTGGCGGTCAGCCAAAAACTGGCACCGCGCTTTGCGGTCAAGCCTGGGGTAAGCACCGAACAATTGCTGGAAGTGCAGGGAATGACCCTGGAGCGCTATGCCGCGCTGGGTCATCTGCTCGAGCCTTTTGGCGCTCAGCCCCAGCTCGTGGATGGCAGTCGCATCGTGTATCGCGTCAACGGCAGTGCTGACCAGGTGCGCACGCAGTTGAGCCTGGCCAAGCTGCAGGAAATTCCTGCGGGTGAGGCGCCGGTACAGCAACCGGTGACAGAGGGTGCCCAGCCGGCGGCTGCACCAGAACCTCAGGCGCAACTGCGTTTTCGTTGGTAG
- a CDS encoding cobyrinate a,c-diamide synthase: MNQPRHCPAVLIAAPASGQGKTTVTAALARLHRNLGRKVRVFKCGPDFLDPMIHERASGAPVYQLDMWMVGEQESRRLLWEAAQDADLILIEGVMGLFDGTPSSADLARHFGVPVLGVIDGTAMAQTFGALALGLARYQPDLPFAGVLANRVGTLRHAQLLEGSLTEGLRWYGALSRETGIELPSRHLGLVQASELNDLDVRLDAAAQALGSSCEVALPPPVTFAAPQVIEAEPLLKGVRIAVARDEAFAFTYGASLDLLRAMGAELSFFSPIHDRQLPDADSLYLPGGYPELHHQALSENTSMLDAIRAHHAAGKPLLAECGGMLYLLDSLTDVDGTRAELVGLLQGDAVMQKKLAALALQSVDLPEGTLRGHTYHHSLTSTEWQPIARGLSPNGGRGAEAVYRQGRMTASYVHFYFPSNPAAVAALFAPSLETVIADKPAPTSTVFTNQPVGAGSPAKRP; encoded by the coding sequence TTGAATCAGCCCCGTCATTGCCCTGCTGTCCTGATCGCCGCACCGGCATCCGGCCAGGGCAAAACCACTGTCACCGCGGCGCTGGCCCGCTTGCACCGCAACCTGGGGCGCAAGGTGCGCGTGTTCAAATGCGGTCCGGACTTCCTTGACCCGATGATCCACGAGCGCGCCAGCGGTGCGCCGGTGTATCAATTGGACATGTGGATGGTGGGTGAGCAGGAAAGTCGCCGCTTGCTGTGGGAAGCGGCGCAGGACGCCGACCTGATCCTGATCGAAGGCGTCATGGGCCTGTTCGATGGCACGCCGTCCAGCGCCGACCTGGCGCGACACTTTGGCGTGCCGGTGCTGGGCGTGATCGACGGCACGGCCATGGCGCAGACATTTGGCGCGTTGGCCTTGGGCCTGGCGCGTTATCAGCCGGATCTGCCGTTCGCCGGTGTACTGGCTAACCGTGTCGGCACCCTGCGCCATGCGCAATTGCTCGAAGGTAGCCTCACCGAAGGCCTGCGCTGGTACGGTGCGTTGTCCCGCGAGACCGGTATCGAGTTGCCCAGCCGCCACCTCGGCCTGGTGCAGGCGAGCGAACTCAATGACCTCGACGTGCGCCTGGACGCTGCTGCCCAGGCGTTGGGCAGCAGTTGCGAAGTGGCCTTGCCGCCGCCCGTGACCTTTGCCGCACCGCAAGTGATCGAGGCTGAGCCCTTGCTCAAAGGCGTGCGCATCGCCGTGGCGCGTGACGAAGCCTTCGCCTTTACCTACGGCGCCAGCCTCGACCTGCTGCGTGCGATGGGGGCCGAGTTGAGTTTCTTCTCGCCGATCCATGATCGCCAATTGCCTGACGCCGACAGCCTCTACCTGCCCGGCGGTTACCCGGAATTGCACCATCAGGCGCTGTCGGAAAACACTTCGATGCTCGACGCCATTCGTGCTCACCACGCGGCCGGCAAACCCTTGCTCGCCGAGTGCGGCGGCATGCTCTACCTGCTCGACTCGCTGACCGACGTCGACGGCACCCGCGCCGAACTGGTCGGCCTGCTGCAGGGCGATGCCGTGATGCAAAAGAAACTCGCGGCGCTGGCCCTGCAAAGTGTCGACCTGCCTGAAGGCACGCTGCGTGGCCACACCTATCATCATTCCCTGACCAGCACCGAGTGGCAGCCGATTGCCCGTGGCCTGAGCCCCAATGGCGGGCGCGGTGCCGAGGCGGTGTATCGGCAGGGGCGGATGACCGCGTCCTACGTGCATTTTTATTTCCCGTCGAATCCGGCTGCGGTAGCGGCCTTGTTTGCGCCGAGCCTTGAGACCGTTATCGCCGACAAGCCGGCGCCCACATCGACAGTGTTCACCAATCAACCTGTGGGAGCGGGCTCGCCCGCGAAGAGGCCATGA
- the purM gene encoding phosphoribosylformylglycinamidine cyclo-ligase, translating into MSKQPSLSYKDAGVDIDAGEALVERIKSVAKRTARPEVMGGLGGFGALCEIPAGYKQPVLVSGTDGVGTKLRLALNLNKHDTIGIDLVAMCVNDLVVCGAEPLFFLDYYATGKLNVDTAAQVVTGIGAGCELSGCSLVGGETAEMPGMYEGEDYDLAGFCVGVVEKAEIIDGSKVAAGDALLALPSSGPHSNGYSLIRKIIEVSGAEIENTQLDGKPLTDLLMAPTRIYVKPLLKLIKDTGAVKAMAHITGGGLLDNIPRVLPKGAQAIVDVASWQRPAVFDWLQEKGNVDETEMHRVLNCGVGMVICVAQEHVESALNVLREAGEQPWVIGQIAAAPEGAAQVELKNLKAH; encoded by the coding sequence ATGAGCAAGCAACCCTCCCTGAGCTACAAGGACGCCGGTGTAGACATCGACGCCGGTGAAGCATTGGTCGAACGCATCAAGAGCGTCGCCAAGCGCACTGCGCGCCCCGAAGTCATGGGCGGCCTGGGCGGTTTTGGCGCCCTCTGCGAAATCCCGGCCGGCTACAAGCAGCCTGTGCTGGTGTCCGGCACCGACGGCGTGGGCACCAAGCTGCGCCTGGCACTGAACCTGAACAAGCACGACACCATCGGCATCGACCTGGTTGCCATGTGCGTCAACGACCTGGTGGTGTGCGGCGCCGAGCCGCTGTTCTTCCTCGACTACTACGCCACTGGCAAGCTGAACGTGGACACCGCTGCACAAGTGGTCACCGGCATCGGCGCTGGCTGCGAACTGTCGGGTTGCTCCCTGGTCGGCGGCGAAACCGCTGAAATGCCAGGCATGTACGAAGGCGAAGACTACGACCTGGCCGGCTTCTGCGTCGGCGTCGTGGAAAAAGCCGAGATCATCGACGGCTCCAAGGTTGCCGCCGGTGACGCCCTGCTGGCCCTGCCGTCGTCCGGCCCGCACTCCAACGGTTACTCGCTGATCCGCAAGATCATCGAAGTGTCCGGCGCCGAGATCGAAAACACCCAGCTCGACGGCAAGCCGCTGACCGACCTGCTGATGGCCCCGACCCGCATCTACGTCAAGCCACTGCTCAAGCTGATCAAGGACACTGGCGCGGTCAAGGCCATGGCCCACATCACTGGCGGCGGCCTGCTGGACAACATCCCGCGCGTTCTGCCAAAAGGCGCCCAGGCAATCGTCGACGTGGCCAGCTGGCAGCGTCCTGCGGTATTCGACTGGCTGCAAGAGAAAGGCAACGTCGATGAAACCGAAATGCACCGCGTGCTGAACTGCGGCGTGGGCATGGTCATCTGCGTGGCTCAAGAGCATGTTGAAAGCGCGCTGAACGTACTGCGTGAAGCCGGCGAGCAGCCTTGGGTCATCGGCCAGATCGCCGCTGCCCCGGAAGGCGCAGCTCAGGTTGAGCTAAAGAATCTCAAGGCTCACTGA
- a CDS encoding C40 family peptidase yields the protein MLNRFAPLVPLALVTLLFGCASHPQQVAEQQKPQVQNQAKFVAAQSASVYEEEVATEKELANFSGNKPYQLPVLADSILERGMSLIGTRYRFGGTSEAGFDCSGFIGYLFREEAGMNLPRSTREMINVNAPLVARNNLKPGDLLFFSTAGRGRVSHAGIYLGDNQFIHSSSRRSGGVRVDNLGDSYWSKTFIEAKRALAMAPTTVTASK from the coding sequence ATGCTAAATCGCTTCGCACCCCTCGTGCCTCTCGCACTCGTTACCCTGTTGTTTGGTTGCGCCTCCCACCCTCAACAGGTGGCAGAACAGCAAAAACCACAGGTTCAAAACCAGGCAAAATTCGTTGCTGCACAGTCTGCTTCTGTTTACGAAGAAGAAGTGGCAACCGAAAAGGAACTGGCCAATTTCTCCGGCAACAAGCCTTATCAGCTTCCAGTTCTGGCCGACAGCATCCTCGAACGCGGCATGTCCCTGATCGGTACCCGTTACCGTTTCGGCGGTACCTCTGAAGCCGGTTTCGACTGCAGTGGCTTCATCGGCTACCTGTTTCGTGAAGAAGCTGGCATGAACCTGCCACGCTCCACTCGCGAAATGATCAACGTGAATGCACCGTTGGTCGCGCGCAACAACCTCAAGCCTGGTGATCTGCTTTTCTTCAGTACAGCTGGCCGTGGTCGAGTGAGCCATGCCGGTATCTACCTGGGCGACAACCAGTTTATCCACTCCAGCAGCCGTCGCAGTGGCGGTGTTCGAGTCGACAACCTGGGTGACAGTTACTGGAGCAAAACCTTCATCGAAGCCAAGCGCGCACTCGCCATGGCCCCGACTACGGTTACCGCTAGCAAGTAA
- the cobO gene encoding cob(I)yrinic acid a,c-diamide adenosyltransferase: MTDSPDRDERHLARMLRKKAVIDERIANSPNECGLLLVLTGNGKGKSSSAFGMLARAMGHGMQCGVVQFIKGRNSTGEELFFRRFPEQVRFHVMGEGFTWETQDRQRDIAAAEAAWAVSRELLQDPAVGLVVLDELNIALKHGYLDLDQVLSDLQARPPMQHVVVTGRGAKPELIEMGDTVTEMGMLKHAFQAGIKAQKGVEL; encoded by the coding sequence ATGACCGATTCCCCCGACCGCGACGAACGCCACCTGGCACGCATGCTGCGCAAAAAAGCCGTGATCGACGAGCGCATCGCCAATTCCCCCAACGAATGCGGTTTGTTGCTGGTATTGACCGGCAACGGCAAGGGCAAAAGCAGTTCCGCGTTCGGCATGCTGGCCCGGGCCATGGGCCACGGCATGCAGTGCGGTGTGGTGCAGTTCATCAAGGGGCGTAACAGCACCGGTGAAGAATTGTTCTTCCGCCGCTTCCCTGAGCAAGTGCGCTTCCACGTGATGGGCGAAGGCTTCACCTGGGAAACCCAGGACCGCCAGCGCGATATCGCTGCCGCCGAGGCCGCCTGGGCGGTGTCCCGCGAGTTGCTGCAAGACCCGGCCGTCGGCCTGGTGGTGCTGGACGAACTGAACATCGCGCTCAAGCACGGTTACCTCGACCTCGACCAAGTCCTCAGCGACCTGCAAGCCCGCCCTCCGATGCAGCACGTGGTGGTCACCGGCCGTGGCGCCAAGCCAGAGTTGATCGAAATGGGTGACACGGTCACCGAAATGGGCATGCTCAAGCACGCGTTCCAGGCCGGTATCAAGGCACAGAAGGGCGTCGAACTTTGA
- the hda gene encoding DnaA regulatory inactivator Hda: MKPIQLPLGVRLRDDATFINYYPGANAAALGYVERLCEADAGWTESLIYLWGKHGVGRTHLLQAACLRFEQMGEPAVYLPLAELMDRGIGIFDHLEQYELVCLDDLQAIAGKADWEEALFHLFNRLRDSGRRLLIAASTSPRELPIKLADLKSRLTLALIFQMRPLSDEDKLRALQLRASRRGLHLTDEVGHFILTRGTRSMSALFDLLEQLDQASLQAQRKLTIPFLKETLGW, translated from the coding sequence ATGAAACCGATTCAGCTGCCCTTGGGTGTGCGTCTGCGTGATGACGCCACCTTTATCAACTACTACCCAGGCGCCAATGCCGCTGCACTCGGCTATGTCGAGCGGCTCTGCGAAGCCGACGCCGGGTGGACCGAAAGCCTGATCTATCTGTGGGGCAAGCACGGCGTAGGGCGTACCCACCTGTTGCAGGCCGCGTGCCTGCGTTTCGAGCAAATGGGCGAACCGGCGGTTTACCTGCCCCTGGCGGAGTTGATGGACCGCGGCATCGGTATCTTCGACCATCTTGAGCAATACGAGCTGGTGTGCCTGGACGATCTTCAAGCGATCGCCGGCAAGGCGGATTGGGAGGAGGCGCTGTTTCATCTGTTCAACCGCCTGCGTGACAGCGGTCGGCGGCTGTTGATTGCCGCGTCGACCTCGCCACGCGAGCTGCCGATCAAGTTGGCCGACCTCAAGTCGCGGCTGACCCTGGCGCTGATCTTCCAGATGCGCCCGCTCTCCGACGAAGACAAATTGCGTGCCTTGCAATTGCGCGCCTCGCGGCGCGGCCTGCACCTGACCGACGAGGTGGGGCACTTTATTCTCACCCGTGGCACGCGCAGCATGAGCGCGTTGTTCGACTTGCTCGAACAGCTCGATCAGGCGTCTTTGCAGGCCCAGCGCAAGCTGACCATCCCTTTCCTGAAAGAAACCCTCGGCTGGTAG
- a CDS encoding C40 family peptidase, with product MSTSARLILIVCAALLSACANRPPPPAPVAVKPKPVFNYSTQNFSPAAEDVLFRALGLVGTPYRWGGNTPDSGFDCSGLIGFVFRDAAGISLPRTTRELIVMRAQDVSEQNLQTGDLLFFATGGGSQVSHAGIYVGEGRFVHAPQTGGTVKLDTLSKAYWQNAYLSAKRVLPANLARNP from the coding sequence ATGTCGACCTCGGCCCGCCTGATTCTCATTGTTTGCGCCGCGCTGCTCAGCGCCTGCGCAAACCGTCCACCGCCGCCCGCTCCCGTAGCGGTCAAACCCAAGCCGGTGTTCAACTATTCCACGCAAAACTTCTCGCCTGCGGCCGAAGATGTGCTCTTTCGCGCACTGGGCCTGGTCGGCACGCCTTACCGTTGGGGCGGCAACACCCCGGATTCCGGGTTTGATTGCAGCGGCTTGATCGGTTTTGTCTTCCGCGATGCGGCCGGGATCTCCCTGCCGCGTACCACCCGCGAGCTGATCGTGATGCGCGCACAAGATGTCAGCGAGCAGAACCTGCAGACTGGCGACCTGCTGTTCTTCGCCACCGGTGGCGGTTCCCAGGTGAGCCACGCCGGGATCTATGTAGGCGAAGGCCGCTTTGTGCATGCGCCGCAAACCGGCGGTACGGTGAAGCTGGATACCCTGTCCAAGGCGTATTGGCAGAATGCTTACCTGAGCGCCAAGCGCGTGTTGCCAGCAAACCTGGCGCGCAATCCCTGA
- the purN gene encoding phosphoribosylglycinamide formyltransferase translates to MSQTCNVVVLLSGTGSNLQALIDSTRTGDSPVRIAAVISNRSDAYGLQRARDAGIDTRSLDHKAFDGREAFDSALIELIDAFKPQLVVLAGFMRILSADFVRHYEGRLLNIHPSLLPKYKGMHTHQRALDAGDSEHGCSVHFVTEELDGGPLVVQAVVPVESDDSAQSLAQRVHAQEHRIYPLAVRWFAEGRLILGDQGALLDGQLLAASGHLIRT, encoded by the coding sequence ATGTCGCAGACCTGTAATGTCGTGGTGCTGCTTTCCGGCACCGGCAGTAACTTGCAGGCCTTGATCGACAGCACGCGCACCGGCGACAGCCCGGTGCGCATCGCTGCGGTGATCTCCAACCGCAGCGACGCCTACGGCCTGCAACGCGCCAGGGACGCAGGTATCGACACCCGCTCCCTGGATCACAAAGCGTTCGACGGCCGTGAAGCCTTCGACAGCGCCTTGATTGAACTGATCGACGCCTTCAAGCCCCAACTCGTGGTACTCGCCGGTTTCATGCGCATCCTCAGCGCTGATTTCGTGCGGCATTACGAAGGGCGCCTACTGAATATCCACCCTTCCCTGCTGCCCAAGTACAAAGGCATGCACACGCACCAGCGTGCGCTTGATGCCGGCGACAGCGAGCACGGCTGCAGCGTGCACTTTGTCACCGAGGAACTCGATGGCGGGCCTCTGGTCGTACAGGCAGTGGTTCCGGTAGAGTCTGACGACTCAGCGCAGAGCCTTGCGCAACGGGTTCATGCCCAGGAACACAGGATTTACCCGCTGGCTGTTCGCTGGTTTGCCGAGGGGCGGTTGATTCTTGGTGACCAGGGTGCATTATTGGACGGTCAGTTACTCGCGGCCAGCGGCCACTTGATTCGAACCTAG
- a CDS encoding PQQ-dependent sugar dehydrogenase — translation MHKTRLALLIMVAGTLAACGESSTLQVSDGTGPSPKLPEPNKTLIPTVNIAPAIGWPEGAKPTAAAGTQVAAFAEGLDHPRWLYVLPNGDVLVAETNAPPKPDDAKGIRGWVMEKVMGRAGAGVPSPNRITLLRDADHDGVAETRTVFLENLNSPFGMTLVGNDLYVADSDKLLRFPYQPGETTIKQAGTKVVDLPGGSINHHWTKNVVASKDGSKLYVSVGSNSNVGENGLEAEQGRAAIWEVDRASGEHRIFASGLRNPNGMAWEPQSGQLWTAVNERDEIGSDLVPDYITSVKDGAFYGWPFSYYGQHIDVRVTPQNLDLVAKAIAPDYAVGPHTASLGLTFAEGSKLPAQFSNGAFIGQHGSWNRKPHSGYKVIFVPFEGGQPKGQPVDVLTGFLDKDEKAMGRPVGVVIDQQGDLLVADDVGNKVWRVWAAK, via the coding sequence ATGCATAAAACCAGACTCGCCCTACTCATCATGGTCGCCGGCACCCTCGCCGCCTGCGGTGAAAGCTCCACGCTTCAGGTCTCCGACGGCACCGGGCCTTCGCCCAAGTTGCCGGAACCGAACAAAACCCTGATCCCCACCGTCAACATCGCACCGGCCATCGGCTGGCCCGAGGGCGCGAAACCAACGGCTGCCGCTGGCACCCAGGTGGCGGCGTTCGCTGAGGGCCTGGACCACCCGCGTTGGCTGTACGTACTGCCCAATGGCGACGTGCTGGTGGCGGAAACCAACGCACCACCCAAGCCGGATGACGCCAAGGGCATTCGTGGCTGGGTCATGGAAAAAGTCATGGGCCGCGCCGGTGCAGGGGTGCCGAGCCCGAATCGCATCACACTGCTGCGTGACGCCGATCACGACGGCGTCGCGGAAACCCGCACGGTTTTCCTGGAGAACCTCAATTCGCCGTTTGGCATGACACTGGTCGGCAACGACCTGTACGTGGCCGACTCGGACAAGCTGCTGCGCTTCCCCTATCAACCGGGCGAAACCACGATCAAGCAAGCAGGCACCAAAGTTGTCGACCTACCAGGCGGCAGCATCAACCACCACTGGACCAAGAACGTGGTGGCCAGCAAGGACGGTAGCAAGCTGTATGTGAGCGTCGGCTCCAACAGCAATGTCGGGGAAAACGGGCTTGAAGCCGAACAGGGTCGGGCAGCGATCTGGGAAGTGGATCGCGCCAGCGGCGAGCATCGCATCTTTGCCTCCGGCCTGCGCAACCCGAACGGCATGGCCTGGGAGCCCCAGAGCGGCCAGCTGTGGACTGCCGTCAATGAGCGTGACGAGATCGGCAGCGACCTGGTGCCGGACTACATCACTTCAGTCAAGGATGGCGCCTTCTACGGCTGGCCGTTCAGCTATTACGGGCAGCACATCGATGTGCGCGTGACACCGCAGAATCTGGACCTGGTGGCCAAGGCGATTGCGCCGGACTACGCCGTGGGCCCGCACACGGCGTCTCTGGGGCTGACGTTCGCCGAGGGCAGCAAACTCCCGGCGCAGTTCAGCAACGGCGCGTTCATCGGCCAGCATGGTTCGTGGAATCGCAAGCCACACAGTGGCTACAAGGTGATCTTCGTGCCGTTCGAGGGCGGGCAACCCAAAGGGCAGCCGGTGGATGTGCTGACCGGGTTCCTCGACAAGGATGAGAAAGCCATGGGCCGGCCGGTGGGCGTGGTGATTGATCAGCAGGGGGATTTGCTGGTGGCGGATGATGTGGGGAATAAGGTGTGGCGCGTTTGGGCAGCTAAATAA